The Thermodesulfobacteriota bacterium nucleotide sequence CTGATGTTTTGGCATGATTTCCTTGCTCCTTTCTCTAGAAATTGAATAGTCTTAAGCTCGAGTATATTATTGAACTTTCTCGTGCACGACTTTTGTTATTTGGCTCTTTTCTAACTAATCATCTCATAAGAATCGCACATTTTCGGTTAAGCAAAGTTATCTTCATAAACGAATTTAATGCTCGACTTCATTAATTTCCCGTCATATAGTAATCAACATTACAGACTGGAGCGAATTGGCAATAATTATGCCAACACCACGTATTTAGCAGTCCCATTCCATGCTTTGTTAAAAAGGGGTGAAGAGATATCCGTGCAATGAGCTTATCCAATAAATTCGGTATTTATGACGAGCTCATGTAAATTTCATGCGTATAAGCACACTTTGTCTTTGACACTTGTGGAGTGCTTCACCTGATCTACATGATTAGCGGTAATTTTATCGCATCAGAAATATTCCACAAGTTGATTGCCCTTTGTTGTTTTTTTCAGTAATATCAGGGCTGCTAATATTTTTCGACACCTTGGCGCAGCTACGTGCTTGAGGAAATCGAATTTGAGTATAACGCCGTTCTTAGTCCTACTGATACACGTTGTGGCAGCCATTATTTGGCTTGGCGGGATGTTTTTTATTTCACTTGTACTGGTCCCGTCGCTAAGAAAATTAGAACCTCCAATAAAACGAACAGAGATACTTTCCGCGACTGGCAGAAGATTTAGTCTGGTGAGTTGGACAGCTATTCTGGTACTTTTGGTTACCGGCGTTATTAATTCAGTAAACCGTGGCGTTACAATTGATTTAATTTCATCGGGCAAAATCTTTTCCTCTCACTTCGGTATGATACTTACATTTAAGGTATTCTTAGTGCTCGTTATGATATTGATAAGTGCGATCCACGACTTTATACTAGGGCCTAAATTAATTAAGCTAACCGAACTTGGCAGATCCAGCCAGGACTCCGCG carries:
- a CDS encoding DUF4149 domain-containing protein, with translation MSITPFLVLLIHVVAAIIWLGGMFFISLVLVPSLRKLEPPIKRTEILSATGRRFSLVSWTAILVLLVTGVINSVNRGVTIDLISSGKIFSSHFGMILTFKVFLVLVMILISAIHDFILGPKLIKLTELGRSSQDSAKSLGKKRKLVSWLARINALLGIIVVACAVMLG